One region of Drosophila kikkawai strain 14028-0561.14 chromosome 2R, DkikHiC1v2, whole genome shotgun sequence genomic DNA includes:
- the Not1 gene encoding CCR4-NOT transcription complex subunit 1 isoform X1 codes for MNVESQLKTPLTHIRNLVKHVNKRNFNETSEQIKQFAKEHGLEAERSSLRHLFSVINLSDPAPSVTVQLQAKLLGTQLQRQLQNPSFVSNICFAFDQYFASNQKSFKPAAVADLVSHVSRLTGINKLCECIFALAVTHSSHPELRQSARNNLQVSLVELIDSYLGKGNSNPASSGLQEISFDLLQYLLCCLKEYVKPQLEAQFLVKLREEFPRQAVPLVLAPFLYGSGSTTASATISGASASETDAEAEATASSNSNSSSYEADALNEVGIEDIYDHLSEIIFTNQGKNNIMDTSWINLVLEIGYEFTSSVEECKNHLCSRERAELQSKDVAKIVGLMCRRHSSLLDCNVNLPTPANFWPGQGQSQGQGSGSNSSGGGGSSQTQSTSQQQSSSSSSNNNDGSEGNASSDKKDKKETTEATQTWKPDVFVQALKEVVPQLNWKDVCMELDHPEFVLKDRIGLDLLLTILRLATGSSLFPHPECIYRHWANTEGQLSLITTMLKNPDLFSFADFVFSQPALDVLKTAPDADNKEISAWKSLHLVEVLLSIADKGYYTQVHELLKFPAQNCPDVLFLALLHISPPLTPLRQDLFNQLIPTFLGNHPNSNVILASAWSSTNFQLRPNIMNAMSEWYLRGSEFDQVKLSRILDLAQDLKALSSLLNARSFLFIIDLACLASRREYLKLEKWLTDKIRDHGEPFMQAMIKVLLRRCPQVVNAKMPEDQLPPKQTQLLPETVTTMINCLHTCINSCMQPEMGEMIMQMTANVAIMANKSRVQQQQQQPGLVPPPPPNILRGHRGMDLPGGIVPPPPQQPFSGNLNAQMFGPGMDPLTNMSNNLAGLNLSGPNGAFNFGNMLTSPSRLMTPGASPYPLNPMQMPQAPPPPNVGNLGRMLPGGPQQPTPTPTPTAPNPNNPVMADLQIPVSKEVEDEVNSYFQRIYNHQPNPTLSIDEVLDILQRFKESSNRREQEVFLCMLRNLFEEYRFFCQYPEKELQITAQLFGGIIDRNLVPTFVALGLSLRCVLDALRKPEGSKLYYFGVTALDRFRTRLHTYNKYCEHIRSIPHFSDFPPHLIHYVEYGMHGQEPPPQKLIGLSNTIPPVISTGPITEPLYRTNSMQGNMPAATPGSGPKSNVAVSHATRMKSIANATNIDTLLVANQEEKVTIPPEPVQDKTAFIFNNLSQLNIPQKCDEIKEIMTKEYWPWLAQYLVLKRASMEFNFHTLYYNFLEALKNCEINRFVTKETLRNIKVLLRSDKGVINFSDRSLLKNLGHWLGMMTLGRNRPILLLDLDLKSLLAEAYHKGQQELLFVVPFVAKILESSAKSRIFRSPNPWTMGIMYVLGELHQEPDLKLNLKFEIEVLCKTLNLELAKLRPVIYLKDPTRALLIEQQMSQPKPKQQDTIAPPPSLPREQQQSPAQPPPQQQQQPQPQQQAPPPAPPSDVDAQTAAAMMMGAGGSGANSTPGSVASPNLPTDPSQVVLPPPEPRYAYVDVNVSNFQLIAQHLVLPPNIPFLHANPGIKHIVINAVERTITDWLQPIVDRSIRIACATTEQIIRKDFALDADENRMRTAAHQMVRNLAAGMAMITGKDEIARAISQNLHKALFSALTGMPSLTEIQAAALTLASENVELVCAFIQKTSAEKAAAEIDRRLSTDFETRKIAREEGNRFVDSQILSYQQDRLPEAVRIKVGAAPATLFAVYSEFARSIPGFQQMSERDIALFVPKPQDLAQPNVFANDESSMVYAEVASKMEAFMNTAINVPSLQVQASKMHMLLNALMSTRRQRDQDSAFNLLTRAVEGLTEGLITVPEHMEQMKLYQNIHLRILSLLHNSFGAPNTERAVTKCFFDIREEVRYNVEAARALITSHFVNLNQFDVMLRDCMDNGNNYVAISFGIALLERLIMEDRAINIVSDNEFMATVELLGRLTQHRHRYPECIVNAIEAQWSGNFNSSGDISPFNACERYLQGASQYIHSGMHHVRSCDTDDPPGLQEKTEFLLKDWVALYTQQNQQSTRDARHFGAFVQKMNTYGILKTDDLITRFFRQATHICTDVVYRMFAEPSLPINQAKNKIFQWIDAFVHLIAMLVRHSGEAGNPTTKINLLNKVLGIVLGTLLKDHEMRGVSFQQVGYHRFFMMLFMELCSADVILETLMHSIVSAFAYTYHLLNPSFAPGFCFAWLELISHRVFLGRILVQIPGQKGWPLYAQLLQDLFKYLAPFLRNTELGKPVQLLYKGTLRVLLVLLHDFPEFLCDYHFGFCDTIPPNCVQMRNIILSAFPRNMRLPDPFTPNLKVDMLSDSSNAPKVLSSYIMNIQPPNFKKDLDSYLKARAPVTFLSELRGHLQVTLEPGTRYNMTLMNALVMYVGTQAIALIRNKNFVPNTSNIAHSAHMDIFQNLAVDLDTEGRYLFLNAIANQLRYPNSHTHYFSCAVLHLFAEANSEAIQEQITRVLLERLIVNRPHPWGLLITFIELIKNPIYKFWDHDFVHCAPEITKLFESVARSCLAKSNVTQQLNMPVVVDGEGQEVVANIN; via the exons ATGAATGTAGAGAGCCAACTGAAGACACCGCTAACGCACATACGCAATCTGGTCAAGCACGTGAATAAGcgaaattttaatgaaaccagCGAGCAAATAAAGCAG TTCGCCAAAGAGCACGGACTGGAAGCGGAACGCAGCAGTCTGCGCCACCTGTTCTCCGTGATCAACCTCAGCGATCCCGCGCCGTCGGTCACCGTTCAGCTGCAGGCAAAGCTCCTGGGCACCCAGTTGCAGCGTCAGCTGCAGAATCCCTCGTTTGTGTCCAACATCTGTTTTGCCTTTGACCAGTACTTTGCGAGCAACCAGAAG TCGTTTAAGCCTGCTGCGGTAGCCGATCTAGTTAGCCACGTGTCCCGACTGACCGGCATCAACAAGCTCTGCGAGTGCATATTTGCGTTGGCCGTGACCCATTCCTCTCATCCCGAGCTTAGGCAGTCAGCGAGGAACAACTTGCAGGTGTCCCTCGTCGAGCTGATCGATTCGTATTTGGGCAAAGGAAACAGCAACCCGGCCAGCAGTGGTCTGCAGGAGATATCGTTTGACCTGCTGCAGTATTTACTGTGCTGTCTCAAGGAGTACGTGAAACCGCAGCTGGAGGCCCAGTTTTTGGTAAAACTTCGCGAGGAGTTTCCGCGCCAAGCGGTGCCATTGGTTCTAGCGCCGTTCCTTTACGGCTCCGGCTCGACCACGGCGTCGGCGACGATTTCGGGAGCAAGTGCCAGCGAAACGGATGCAGAGGCCGAAGCAacggccagcagcaacagcaacagctccAGTTACGAGGCAGATGCTCTGAACGAGGTGGGAATTGAGGATATCTATGACCATTTAAGCGAGATAATATTCACCAACCAG ggcaaaaataatattatggaCACATCCTGGATTAATCTAGTCCTTGAAATCGGTTATGAATTTACATCGAGCGTTGAAGAGTGCAAGAATCATTTGTGTTCCCGCGAACGCGCTGAGCTTCAGTCCAAAGATGTCGCCAAGATCGTTGGACTCATGTGCCGACGGCACTCGTCGCTGCTCGATTGTAATGTAAATCTACCGACGCCAGCGAACTTCTGGCCCGGACAGGGACAATCACAGGGTCAGGGTTCAGGTAGTaacagcagcggcggcggcggctcgTCGCAGACACAAAGTACTTCGCAGCAGCAGAGCTCCAGTAgcagtagcaacaacaacgatggCAGTGAGGGAAATGCGTCCAGTGATAAGAAGGACAAGAAGGAGACGACGGAGGCCACACAGACATGGAAGCCAGATGTCTTTGTGCAGGCCCTCAAGGAGGTGGTGCCCCAGCTCAACTGGAAGGACGTGTGCATGG aaCTCGATCATCCCGAGTTTGTGCTAAAGGATCGCATTGGCTTGGACTTGCTTTTAACCATCCTGCGATTGGCCACGGGCTCCAGCTTATTCCCACATCCAGAATGCATTTATCGCCACTGGGCCAACACGGAGGGTCAGCTGTCGCTGATTACCACTATGCTGAAGAACCCGGATCTCTTCTCCTTTGCCGACTTTGTGTTCAGTCAGCCAGCGTTGGATGTGCTGAAAACGGCTCCAGATGCCGACAACAAAGAGATCTCGGCGTGGAAGTCACTGCATCTGGTGGAGGTGCTGCTCTCCATCGCGGACAAGGGATATTATACGCAGGTGCATGAGCTCTTGAAGTTCCCTGCCCAGAATTGTCCCGACGTGTTGTTCCTGGCCCTGCTGCACATCAGTCCACCCCTGACGCCTCTCCGTCAGGATTTATTTAACCAACTGATACCTACGTTCCTTGGCAACCATCCCAACTCCAACGTGATCCTGGCTAGCGCCTGGAGTTCGACGAACTTCCAACTGCGCCCCAACATAATGAATGCCATGTCCGAATGGTATCTGCGCGGCAGTGAATTCGATCAGGTGAAGCTGTCGCGTATCTTAGACCTTGCCCAGGACCTGAAGGCGCTGTCCTCTCTGCTGAACGCCCGCTCTTTCCTGTTCATTATCGACCTGGCCTGCCTTGCCTCCCGGCGTGAGTACCTGAAGCTGGAGAAGTGGCTAACCGATAAGATTCGCGACCACGGCGAGCCCTTCATGCAGGCCATGATCAAGGTGCTGCTGCGTCGATGCCCCCAGGTGGTTAATGCCAAAATGCCCGAGGACCAGCTGCCCCCCAAGCAGACTCAACTCTTGCCCGAGACTGTGACCACGATGATCAACTGCCTGCACACGTGCATCAACAGCTGCATGCAGCCGGAAATGGGCGAGATGATTATGCAGATGACCGCCAATGTGGCCATTATGGCGAATAAGTCACGtgttcagcagcagcaacaacaaccaggtTTGgttccgccgccgccaccaaaTATCTTGCGCGGCCATCGTGGCATGGATCTTCCCGGCGGCATTGTGCCACCGCCGCCACAGCAACCCTTCTCTGGAAACCTTAATGCCCAGATGTTTGGACCCGGAATGGATCCGCTTACGAATATGTCCAACAACCTGGCAGGCCTCAACCTGAGCGGCCCGAACGGTGCCTTCAATTTTGGCAACATGCTAACCTCTCCTTCGCGTTTAATGACTCCGGGAGCCAGTCCCTATCCGCTGAATCCCATGCAGATGCCACAGGCTCCACCACCACCCAATGTTGGGAATCTTGGTCGCATGCTGCCCGGTGGTCCCCAACAGCCAACTCCTACGCCCACGCCGACGGCCCCGAATCCCAACAACCCGGTGATGGCCGACTTACAGATACCTGTGTCCAAGGAGGTGGAGGACGAGGTGAACTCGTATTTCCAACGCATCTACAACCACCAGCCCAATCCCACTCTCTCTATCGACGAAGTTTTGGATATCCTGCAGCGCTTCAAGGAGTCCAGCAACCGGCGGGAGCAGGAGGTCTTCTTGTGCATGCTGCGCAATCTGTTTGAGGAGTACCGCTTTTTCTGTCAATATCCGGAGAAAGAGCTGCAGATCACAGCCCAGCTGTTTGGCGGCATCATTGACCGCAATCTGGTGCCCACTTTTGTTGCCCTGGGACTCTCCTTGCGTTGTGTTTTGGATGCACTCCGCAAGCCCGAAGGCTCCAAGCTTTATTACTTCGGTGTGACGGCACTGGATAGGTTTAGGACTCGACTGCACACCTACAACAAGTACTGCGAGCACATCCGTTCCATTCCCCACTTCTCGGACTTTCCGCCGCACCTCATCCACTATGTGGAATACGGAATGCATGGCCAGGAGCCGCCGCCACAGAAGCTGATTGGCCTCAGCAACACGATTCCGCCTGTGATATCCACAGGGCCGATAACTGAGCCTCTGTATAGGACCAATTCCATGCAGGGAAACATGCCCGCTGCCACGCCCGGATCAGGACCCAAATCGAACGTAGCTGTGTCCCATGCCACCCGGATGAAGTCTATTGCCAATGCCACCAATATCGATACCCTGCTGGTGGCCAACCAGGAGGAGAAAGTGACGATACCGCCAGAGCCCGTGCAGGACAAAACGGCCTTCATATTCAATAACCTCAGCCAGTTGAATATCCCCCAGAAGTGCGACGAGATCAAGGAGATCATGACCAAGGAGTATTGGCCCTGGCTAGCCCAATATTTGGTTCTCAAGCGTGCCTCCATGGAGTTCAACTTCCATACGCTGTACTACAACTTCCTGGAAGCCCTCAAGAACTGCGAGATCAATCGGTTTGTGACCAAGGAGACGCTGCGCAACATCAAGGTGCTGCTGCGCTCTGATAAGGGAGTCATCAACTTCTCCGATCGCAGTCTGCTGAAGAACCTTGGCCACTGGCTGGGCATGATGACCCTCGGACGCAATCGTCCCATCCTGCTGTTGGACCTCGATCTAAAGTCTCTGCTGGCCGAGGCCTATCATAAGGGCCAACAAGAGCTGCTTTTCGTGGTGCCCTTTGTGGCCAAGATTCTCGAATCGTCCGCCAAATCACGCATTTTCCGCTCGCCCAATCCCTGGACCATGGGCATTATGTACGTGCTGGGCGAGCTCCACCAGGAGCCGGACCTTAAATTAAACCTTAAGTTCGAAATCGAGGTACTTTGCAAGACGCTCAATCTGGAGCTGGCCAAGCTGCGACCAGTGATCTACCTCAAGGATCCCACGCGAGCTCTACTCATCGAGCAGCAGATGTCGCAGCCAAAGCCGAAGCAACAGGATACCATTGCACCGCCGCCGTCTTTGCCGCGAGAACAACAGCAATCGCCAGCCCAGCCGcctccgcagcagcagcagcagccacagccacaacaacaggCTCCTCCACCGGCTCCGCCGTCGGATGTGGACGCCCAGACGGCAGCCGCCATGATGATGGGAGCCGGCGGCAGTGGAGCGAACAGCACTCCCGGATCAGTGGCCTCTCCCAATCTGCCCACCGATCCCAGCCAGGTGGTGCTGCCACCGCCCGAGCCGCGGTACGCGTACGTGGACGTGAATGTGAGCAACTTCCAGCTTATTGCACAGCACCTGGTGCTGCCCCCAAATATTCCATTCCTGCACGCCAATCCAGGAATCAAGCATATCGTGATCAATGCCGTGGAACGCACGATCACCGACTGGCTGCAGCCCATCGTGGATCGGAGCATTCGCATCGCTTGCGCCACCACCGAGCAGATAATCCGTAAGGACTTTGCCCTGGATGCGGACGAGAACCGCATGCGCACCGCTGCTCACCAGATGGTGCGCAACCTGGCTGCCGGCATGGCCATGATCACCGGCAAGGACGAGATAGCCCGTGCCATTAGCCAGAACCTGCACAAGGCATTGTTCTCGGCACTCACTGGAATGCCCAGCCTGACTGAGATCCAGGCTGCTGCCCTGACGCTGGCCAGCGAGAATGTGGAACTTGTGTGCGCCTTTATCCAGAAGACATCGGCCGAGAAGGCAGCCGCCGAGATTGACAGGCGTCTGAGCACCGATTTCGAGACCCGAAAGATCGCACGGGAGGAGGGCAATCGCTTTGTGGACTCTCAAATTCTGAGCTATCAGCAGGATCGCCTTCCGGAGGCAGTGCGCATCAAGGTGGGTGCTGCTCCAGCTACACTGTTCGCGGTGTACTCGGAGTTTGCCCGAAGCATTCCCGGCTTTCAGCAGATGAGCGAACGGGATATCGCCCTGTTTGTGCCGAAGCCACAGGATCTGGCGCAGCCAAATGTGTTTGCAAACGATGAGAGCAGCATGGTTTACGCCGAGGTGGCCAGTAAAATGGAGGCCTTTATGAACACGGCCATTAATGTGCCATCGCTGCAGGTGCAGGCCAGCAAGATGCATATGCTCCTCAATGCCCTGATGTCAACACGCAGACAGAGAGACCAGGATTCGGCCTTTAATCTACTAACCCGTGCCGTCGAAGGCTTGACCGAGGGCTTGATCACTGTGCCTGAGCACATGGAACAGATGAAGCTCTACCAGAACATCCATCTTCGCATCCTCAGTCTGCTGCACAACAGCTTTGGTGCCCCCAACACGGAGCGAGCTGTGACCAAGTGCTTCTTCGATATCCGCGAGGAGGTGCGCTACAACGTGGAGGCGGCCCGCGCCCTCATCACCTCACATTTTgtcaatttaaatcaattcgATGTAATGCTGCGGGATTGCATGGACAATGGCAACAACTATGTGGCCATTTCCTTTGGCATCGCTTTACTGGAGCGTCTAATCATGGAGGATAGGGCGATTAACATTGTGTCGGACAACGAGTTTATGGCCACAGTGGAACTGCTGGGCAGGCTAACCCAGCACCGTCATCGCTATCCGGAGTGCATTGTGAATGCCATCGAGGCGCAGTGGAGTGGAAACTTCAACTCCAGTGGTGACATCAGTCCGTTCAACGCTTGCGAGCGTTACCTGCAAGGAGCCTCCCAGTACATTCACTCCGGCATGCATCACGTGAGg TCATGTGACACAGATGATCCGCCAGGATTGCAGGAAAAGACCGAGTTCTTGCTCAAGGATTGGGTGGCCCTGTACACCCAGCAGAACCAGCAATCCACTCGAGATGCCCGGCACTTTGGTGCCTTTGTGCAGAAAATGAATACATACGGAATCCTTAAGACGGACGACCTGATCACACGCTTCTTCCGTCAGGCCACGCACATCTGCACGGATGTGGTATACCGAATGTTCGCGGAGCCCAGCCTGCCCATTAACCAGGCCAAGAACAAGATTTTCCAATGGATCGATGCTTTTGTGCATTTGATCGCGATGCTGGTGCGTCACTCGGGCGAGGCTGGAAACCCGACAACCAAGATCAACCTGCTGAACAAAGTGCTGGGCATTGTGCTGGGCACGCTGCTCAAGGACCACGAGATGCGCGGCGTGAGTTTCCAGCAGGTGGGCTACCATCGCTTCTTTATGATGCTATTCATGGAGCTCTGCTCGGCGGACGTGATACTCGAGACGCTGATGCACAGCATTGTGTCGGCCTTTGCCTACACTTATCACCTGCTGAATCCCAGCTTTGCTCCTGGCTTCTGCTTTGCCTGGCTGGAGCTTATCTCGCATCGCGTATTCCTGGGCCGCATTCTCGTCCAGATTCCCGGCCAGAAGGGCTGGCCGCTTTACGCGCAACTGTTGCAGGATCTCTTCAAGTATCTGGCGCCCTTCCTGCGGAACACAGAGCTGGGCAAGCCTGTACAGCTCTTGTACAAGGGTACCCTGCGGGTGCTACTCGTCCTGCTGCACGACTTCCCGGAGTTCCTGTGCGACTATCACTTTGGCTTCTGCGACACCATCCCGCCCAACTGCGTTCAGATGCGCAACATTATCCTGTCAGCGTTCCCGCGCAACATGCGCCTGCCCGATCCATTTACGCCCAACCTGAAGGTGGACATGCTGTCGGACAGCAGCAACGCGCCCAAGGTGCTCAGCAGCTATATCATGAACATCCAGCCGCCGAACTTTAAGAAGGATCTGGACTCTTACCTCAAGGCCCGTGCGCCTGTTACCTTCCTTTCGGAGTTGCGTGGACACTTGCAGGTGACCCTCGAGCCGGGAACGCGCTACAACATGACGCTGATGAATGCCCTGGTCATGTATGTTGGCACCCAGGCAATTGCCTTGATTAG AAACAAGAACTTTGTGCCCAACACATCAAACATTGCACACAGCGCTCACATGGATATCTTCCAGAACCTGGCCGTCGACTTGGACACAGAGGGTCGCTATCTGTTCCTGAACGCAATTGCTAACCAGTTGCGCTATCCTAACAGTCACACGCACTACTTTAGCTGCGCGGTCCTCCACCTGTTCGCCGAGGCCAACTCGGAGGCCATTCAGGAGCAGATAACACGCGTCCTGCTGGAACGATTGATTGTTAACCGCCCGCATCCGTGGGGTCTGCTCATTACGTTCATCGAGCTGATCAAGAATCCCATTTACAAGTTCTGGGATCACGATTTTGTGCACTGTGCACCGGAAATTACCAA GCTCTTCGAATCGGTGGCCCGATCCTGTTTGGCCAAGTCGAACGTCACCCAGCAGCTAAACATGCCCGTTGTCGTCGATGGCGAGGGCCAGGAGGTGGTGGCCAACATCAACTGA